A part of Larimichthys crocea isolate SSNF chromosome VII, L_crocea_2.0, whole genome shotgun sequence genomic DNA contains:
- the LOC113746181 gene encoding NLR family member X1-like, which yields MYYLVCLCSLYLNPLSDVGKQSLYVRGVPKSQNASGRRVRVLASVTEGSDISQDWHPILSVIRKNASSWDRERVKQELKVFLRDLEWGRQQQKSLLKRLHFHRVEKGVQQTLKKLEMDTLSPPTEYTK from the exons ATGTAttatcttgtgtgtttgtgtagcctGTATTTGAACCCTCTCAGTGATGTCGGGAAGCAGTCCCTGTATGTCCGAGGTGTTCCCAAGAGCCAGAACGCCAGTGGCCGGCGGGTCAGAGTCCTGGCTTCAGTCACTGAAGGCTCAGATATCTCACAGGACTGGCACCCTATCCTCAGCGTGATACGAAAGAATGCCTCCTCCTGGGACCGCGAACGTGTCAAGCAGGAGCTTAAG GTTTTCCTCAGGGATCTGGAGTGGGGGCGTCAGCAGCAGAAGAGCCTCTTGAAAAGGCTGCACTTCCACAGGGTAGAGAAGGGAGTCCAGCAGACTCTGAAGAAGCTGGAGATGGACACTTTGTCTCCACCCACAGAATACACCAAATAa